One Natrinema marinum genomic window carries:
- a CDS encoding energy-coupling factor ABC transporter ATP-binding protein — translation MIEFRSVSYAFDDVPVLRDLSLSIDDGEFVLLAGANGSGKTTLLRHCNGLLEPDSGDVLVDGTPVAEDLIAARSSVGMVFQHPRDQFVAATVGADVAFGPENLGLAREEIDRRVAAALEAVNLAGRGDERIDTLSGGEQSRVAIAGALAMEPTHLVLDEPFTGLDEPARRSVLERLEALSADGTGVLLATHDLRDVCGLADRVIAMRDGRVAVDGPPADALGELEGLEVRIPDAARC, via the coding sequence ATGATCGAGTTCCGGTCGGTCTCCTACGCCTTCGACGACGTGCCCGTCCTCCGAGACCTCTCGCTGTCGATCGACGACGGCGAGTTCGTCCTGCTGGCGGGTGCCAACGGCAGCGGGAAGACCACGCTGTTACGCCACTGCAATGGGCTCTTAGAGCCCGATTCGGGCGACGTGCTCGTCGACGGGACGCCGGTCGCCGAGGATCTGATCGCCGCCCGCTCGAGCGTGGGGATGGTCTTCCAGCACCCGCGCGATCAGTTCGTCGCCGCGACCGTCGGCGCGGACGTGGCCTTCGGCCCCGAGAATCTCGGGCTGGCGCGGGAGGAGATCGACCGTCGCGTCGCGGCCGCGCTCGAGGCGGTGAACCTGGCCGGCCGGGGCGACGAGCGGATCGACACCCTCTCGGGGGGCGAACAGTCCCGCGTCGCCATCGCCGGCGCGCTCGCGATGGAGCCGACCCACCTCGTGCTCGACGAGCCCTTCACTGGACTGGACGAGCCCGCACGTCGGTCCGTCCTCGAGCGCCTGGAAGCGCTGTCGGCCGACGGAACGGGTGTCCTGCTCGCCACCCACGACCTCCGTGACGTTTGCGGGCTCGCGGACCGCGTGATCGCCATGCGGGACGGCCGCGTCGCCGTCGACGGCCCGCCCGCGGACGCGCTGGGAGAACTCGAGGGGCTCGAGGTACGAATCCCGGACGCCGCACGATGCTGA
- a CDS encoding DUF2182 domain-containing protein, whose product MTVSLRSALEGATNHLSIEIDRTTAVVTAMLGLDAVWWLLLYGGSVPMPGMRWLMAAEIPMAAPGAMERAVFHVGTLEAIAGYTVMWGVMMWAMMQPAMTRFTREYTAAYRGSAVGAARALAAFLGGYCVVWAASACVPLLYNAVLPGGIYGLTREYTPFVIGGVLVLTGIYQVSRFKRSRLRTCCASVGSHSDDAVDAVRAGAHHGVQCILTCFGVFFLAMIFFGEMNLVWMVALTAVVTVERLPTWGEELAVGTGVLSLVAGLLVLLLRPDLPLAFAL is encoded by the coding sequence ATGACCGTCTCGCTTCGATCCGCACTCGAGGGAGCGACCAATCACCTCTCGATCGAAATCGATCGGACGACCGCCGTCGTGACGGCGATGCTCGGTCTCGATGCGGTCTGGTGGCTCCTGCTGTACGGCGGCTCCGTCCCGATGCCGGGGATGCGGTGGCTGATGGCGGCCGAAATCCCGATGGCCGCGCCCGGCGCGATGGAGCGTGCCGTCTTCCACGTCGGGACGCTCGAGGCGATCGCCGGGTACACCGTCATGTGGGGCGTGATGATGTGGGCGATGATGCAACCGGCGATGACGCGGTTCACTCGCGAGTACACCGCCGCGTATCGGGGATCGGCCGTCGGCGCGGCGCGGGCGCTGGCGGCCTTCCTCGGGGGCTACTGCGTCGTCTGGGCGGCCTCGGCCTGCGTGCCGCTCCTGTACAACGCGGTTCTCCCGGGCGGAATCTACGGGCTCACTCGCGAGTACACGCCCTTCGTCATCGGGGGCGTTCTCGTTCTCACCGGGATTTACCAGGTCTCGCGGTTCAAGCGGTCGCGCCTGCGGACGTGCTGTGCGTCCGTCGGCTCGCATTCGGACGATGCAGTGGACGCGGTTCGGGCAGGAGCACACCACGGTGTTCAGTGCATCCTCACCTGCTTCGGCGTCTTCTTCCTCGCGATGATCTTCTTCGGTGAGATGAACCTCGTCTGGATGGTCGCGCTGACGGCCGTCGTGACGGTCGAGCGGCTTCCGACCTGGGGCGAGGAACTGGCGGTCGGCACCGGCGTCCTCTCGCTCGTCGCGGGCCTCCTCGTACTCTTGCTCCGACCGGACCTCCCGCTCGCGTTCGCGCTCTGA
- a CDS encoding biotin transporter BioY, protein MATDQNSVELVDDDVVKPFARAAVLAALLGASAFVGSIPIPFSPVSVTLQVLVVFLAGLYLGPYWGTVSVLLYLTAGAVGLPVFADRAAGIGVLVGNSAGYLWSYPIATLLIGAVVDRWSEFGDPAELSRPVLVATLLAALAIIYLLGAAWLGYVLELTPIKAAELGVIPFVPVDLIKVAAAVAIVEGGRIAT, encoded by the coding sequence ATGGCAACGGATCAAAATTCGGTCGAACTCGTCGACGACGACGTCGTCAAGCCCTTCGCGCGGGCGGCGGTCCTCGCGGCGCTGCTGGGCGCGTCCGCCTTCGTCGGATCGATTCCCATCCCGTTCTCGCCGGTTTCGGTAACGCTGCAGGTACTCGTCGTCTTCCTCGCCGGACTCTACCTCGGTCCGTACTGGGGGACGGTCTCCGTCCTGCTGTACCTGACCGCCGGCGCGGTCGGGCTCCCGGTCTTCGCCGACCGCGCAGCCGGTATCGGCGTCCTCGTGGGTAACAGCGCGGGCTATCTCTGGTCGTATCCGATCGCGACCCTGCTGATCGGCGCCGTCGTCGATCGGTGGAGCGAGTTCGGTGATCCCGCGGAGCTCTCGCGGCCGGTCCTCGTCGCGACGCTGCTCGCGGCGCTGGCGATCATCTATCTGCTCGGGGCCGCCTGGCTCGGCTACGTCCTCGAGTTGACCCCGATCAAAGCGGCCGAACTCGGCGTCATTCCGTTCGTTCCCGTCGATCTCATCAAGGTCGCTGCCGCGGTCGCTATCGTCGAGGGGGGACGCATCGCGACATGA
- a CDS encoding class I SAM-dependent methyltransferase, translating to MEVPCVRVAREDGEATRTTLAEADLIDDAYEIAVEDGWLYVPVSDPDAARELLEDAAIVTRTVDERETQTTPADLLAFEPSYERLGRAALIDEDDGERAREIADAILESDLPVETVLNKASKVKGETRVRDWELLAGEDTEVVHREYGCEFLLDLANVYFSPRLATERHRVVEQIASGERTFDMFAGVGPFVVPFAKRGAECVGVDINADAIDYLRENARRNGVSERVTAINGDVRDVASDYEDWADRIVMNLPHSADEFLESAVAIAGDDCVIHYYDIQHEDDPFGPGERAIRAAAEPEYEVTVETRHTVRSYAPHELNVCLDVRLER from the coding sequence ATGGAAGTGCCGTGCGTCCGCGTCGCGCGCGAGGACGGGGAAGCGACGCGAACGACGCTCGCCGAGGCGGACCTGATCGACGACGCCTACGAGATCGCCGTCGAAGACGGGTGGCTCTACGTTCCCGTGTCAGACCCCGACGCAGCGCGGGAGCTGCTCGAGGACGCCGCGATCGTCACCCGCACGGTCGACGAACGCGAGACGCAGACGACGCCCGCAGACCTCCTCGCGTTCGAGCCCTCCTACGAACGACTCGGCAGGGCCGCGCTCATCGACGAGGACGACGGCGAGCGCGCACGCGAGATCGCAGACGCGATTCTCGAGTCGGATCTCCCCGTCGAAACGGTGCTGAACAAGGCCTCGAAGGTCAAAGGCGAGACTCGCGTACGCGACTGGGAGTTGCTCGCGGGCGAGGACACGGAGGTCGTCCACCGCGAGTACGGCTGTGAGTTCCTCCTCGATCTCGCGAACGTTTACTTCTCGCCGCGGCTCGCGACCGAGCGTCATCGCGTCGTCGAGCAAATCGCGTCGGGCGAGCGCACGTTCGATATGTTCGCCGGCGTCGGCCCCTTCGTCGTCCCGTTCGCAAAACGGGGCGCCGAGTGCGTCGGCGTCGATATCAACGCCGACGCGATCGACTATCTCCGCGAGAACGCCCGCCGAAACGGCGTTTCAGAGCGCGTCACCGCTATCAACGGCGACGTTCGCGACGTGGCATCCGATTACGAGGACTGGGCCGACCGCATCGTGATGAACCTCCCTCACAGCGCCGACGAGTTTCTCGAGTCGGCCGTCGCCATCGCCGGCGACGACTGCGTCATCCACTACTACGACATCCAGCACGAAGACGACCCCTTCGGTCCGGGCGAGCGCGCGATCCGCGCGGCCGCCGAGCCCGAATACGAGGTCACCGTCGAGACGCGCCACACCGTCCGTTCCTACGCCCCCCACGAGCTGAACGTCTGTCTGGACGTGCGCCTCGAGCGCTAG
- a CDS encoding alkyl sulfatase dimerization domain-containing protein has product MSDDATDYRDIGWTDEPTDVTERTYYISQFSAVTAFETDEGLVLVDSGLGELGPKLNDSLREFTDRPVHTAVFTHGHADHVHGLEHFLTDDQERPRIIAHEAMPDRWARYERTIGHNEAINARQFGGAVSAADEWYEEDTNFRAPDLTPDTLYEDELEIEVGETTFEIRHGRGETDDHSWVYCPDRDVVCTGDFFISMSPNAGNPQKVQRYPEEWAETLREIAALEPAHLCPGHGSAVVDDPAAIRTRLEETAAYLESIVDQTIEALNDGSPPHTDIVHAVDAPDAESSWLEEIYDESEFIVRNLIRRYGGWWNGRPSDLKPATRDDQAEEIAALAGGPDALLERAEELVSDGEYRRATHFVDYAMEAAPADESVREAAAELYDERAAAEESLMATNLFRSAAAYAREGRPFR; this is encoded by the coding sequence ATGTCCGACGATGCCACGGATTACCGCGATATCGGCTGGACTGACGAGCCGACGGACGTGACCGAGCGCACGTACTACATCTCGCAGTTCAGCGCCGTGACCGCGTTCGAGACCGATGAGGGCCTCGTGTTGGTCGATTCCGGACTCGGCGAGCTCGGTCCGAAACTGAACGACTCGCTCCGAGAGTTCACCGATCGGCCGGTCCACACGGCGGTTTTCACGCACGGACACGCCGATCACGTTCACGGTCTAGAACACTTCCTCACCGACGACCAGGAGCGACCGCGAATCATCGCCCACGAGGCGATGCCCGACCGTTGGGCGCGATACGAGCGAACGATCGGCCACAACGAGGCGATCAATGCCCGCCAGTTCGGCGGTGCCGTGTCGGCGGCCGACGAGTGGTACGAAGAGGACACGAACTTCCGGGCACCGGATCTCACGCCAGACACCCTCTACGAGGACGAACTCGAGATCGAAGTCGGCGAGACGACCTTCGAGATTCGCCACGGCCGCGGGGAGACCGACGACCACAGCTGGGTGTACTGTCCGGACCGAGACGTCGTCTGTACCGGCGACTTCTTCATCTCGATGTCGCCGAACGCCGGTAACCCCCAGAAGGTCCAGCGGTATCCGGAGGAGTGGGCCGAGACGCTGCGCGAAATCGCCGCCCTCGAGCCGGCCCACCTCTGCCCCGGACACGGCAGCGCCGTCGTCGACGATCCGGCGGCGATTCGGACGCGCCTCGAGGAGACGGCAGCCTATCTGGAGTCGATCGTAGACCAGACCATCGAGGCACTGAACGACGGCTCCCCGCCACATACCGACATCGTGCACGCTGTCGACGCGCCCGACGCGGAATCGTCCTGGCTCGAGGAGATCTACGACGAGAGCGAGTTCATCGTCCGGAACCTGATCCGGCGCTACGGCGGCTGGTGGAACGGGCGACCGAGCGACCTGAAGCCCGCCACCCGCGACGATCAGGCCGAAGAGATCGCGGCGCTGGCCGGCGGTCCGGACGCGTTGCTCGAGCGCGCCGAGGAACTGGTTTCCGACGGGGAGTACCGCCGGGCAACGCATTTCGTCGACTACGCAATGGAGGCCGCTCCGGCGGACGAATCCGTCCGGGAAGCTGCGGCCGAACTGTACGACGAACGCGCGGCCGCCGAAGAGAGTCTGATGGCGACGAACCTCTTTCGGTCCGCGGCCGCGTACGCCAGAGAGGGGCGGCCGTTTCGGTGA
- a CDS encoding energy-coupling factor transporter transmembrane component T family protein — protein MLTYEPGESLAHRLDPRSKLAVQMGFAATALAHPTPRALLAFSGLTAVALAAARLSLRRTLVAYRFALLLLVLAPLLAGVTLGAPWFDRSAAVASGLASYRVLLILLVSAAYVRSTPVRDSRAAIQRTIPGKPGQLLGVGVGLVFRFLPVLYGDLRTIREAMAARLGTERGAVDRAGTIAVLGVMRAFERADRLSLALRARCFAWNPTLPPLSFSWLDYPVLVLAVALALSTFY, from the coding sequence ATGCTGACCTACGAGCCCGGCGAGAGCCTCGCCCACCGGCTCGACCCGCGATCCAAGCTGGCGGTCCAGATGGGATTCGCCGCCACCGCGCTGGCCCATCCGACACCGCGCGCGCTTCTCGCCTTCTCGGGGTTGACGGCGGTCGCGCTGGCTGCGGCGCGACTGTCGCTTCGCCGGACTCTCGTCGCCTACCGGTTCGCACTGCTCCTTCTCGTTCTCGCGCCGCTGCTCGCCGGGGTCACCCTCGGTGCGCCCTGGTTCGACCGCTCGGCCGCCGTCGCCTCGGGACTGGCGAGCTATCGGGTGCTGCTCATCCTCCTCGTCAGCGCCGCCTACGTCCGATCGACGCCGGTTCGGGACTCTCGAGCGGCGATTCAGCGGACGATCCCCGGCAAGCCGGGCCAACTCCTCGGCGTCGGCGTCGGGCTCGTCTTCCGGTTTCTCCCCGTGCTCTACGGCGACCTTCGGACGATCCGCGAGGCGATGGCCGCCCGGCTGGGAACCGAGCGCGGCGCCGTCGACCGCGCCGGCACGATCGCGGTGCTCGGCGTGATGCGCGCGTTCGAGCGGGCCGATCGGCTCTCGCTCGCGCTACGAGCCCGGTGTTTCGCGTGGAACCCCACGCTCCCGCCGCTTTCGTTCTCGTGGCTCGACTATCCCGTGCTCGTCCTCGCCGTCGCCCTCGCGCTTTCGACGTTCTACTAA
- a CDS encoding transposase: MTVTATKTLEATLAPPTTGKEQRLERTVATYRRALSDAFESGADTQTAVNDVVTPYTLTSYAKDALKNYVPKLRDTYNASELADDHPVRFTNRGFRIDHSGERTHEFCWRVPQVGHGNAFWIPLRINPEQESLWFDLLNEDVSVGEFRLQEHRTNWVLHITVEYEVADPEIPDEPTRIGFDIGESKLLTGCACQNDTPIQPYIYDGGRARALRKEMYTTLKRLQERDAAEWRVDERFGHYQNALTDIVEKASREAVEYARSFDDPVIVFEDLTYIRENVDYGKYMNRRLHAWAFARLTGRIEDKALEAGIPVEFVNPRYTSQTCHACGHIGRRGSQAEFTCTNAECHVSTFQADINAAANIAGRVDPWGESVPWKPERNDSPRNGCRCDTATGHRTPSRQSRQTTLAAFES, translated from the coding sequence GTGACGGTAACTGCCACCAAAACGCTCGAAGCCACGCTTGCCCCGCCTACAACGGGTAAAGAGCAACGGCTCGAGCGTACTGTGGCGACCTACCGACGCGCCCTCTCGGACGCCTTCGAGAGTGGCGCGGACACGCAGACGGCGGTCAACGATGTCGTCACGCCGTACACGCTCACGTCCTACGCGAAAGACGCGCTCAAGAACTACGTCCCGAAGCTCCGAGATACGTACAATGCTTCCGAGTTGGCTGATGACCACCCGGTTCGATTCACGAACCGAGGCTTTCGGATTGACCACTCGGGCGAGCGAACGCACGAGTTCTGCTGGCGCGTCCCGCAAGTAGGACATGGCAACGCCTTCTGGATTCCACTTCGGATCAATCCCGAACAGGAATCGCTGTGGTTCGACCTGCTCAACGAGGACGTCTCGGTCGGCGAGTTCCGACTCCAAGAACACCGCACGAACTGGGTGCTGCACATCACCGTCGAGTACGAGGTCGCCGACCCAGAGATCCCGGACGAGCCGACTCGAATTGGTTTCGATATCGGCGAATCCAAACTGCTGACGGGCTGTGCCTGTCAGAACGACACCCCGATCCAACCGTACATCTACGACGGCGGTCGTGCGCGAGCACTTCGTAAGGAGATGTACACAACGCTGAAGCGTCTGCAAGAGCGTGACGCCGCCGAGTGGCGCGTAGATGAACGCTTCGGCCACTACCAGAACGCCCTGACGGACATCGTCGAGAAGGCGTCTCGAGAAGCCGTCGAGTACGCTAGGTCCTTCGACGACCCGGTAATCGTATTCGAGGACCTGACGTACATCCGTGAGAACGTGGACTACGGCAAGTACATGAACCGACGACTTCACGCGTGGGCATTTGCTCGGCTCACTGGCCGGATTGAGGACAAGGCGCTCGAAGCCGGTATTCCGGTCGAGTTTGTGAACCCGCGCTACACGTCTCAGACGTGCCACGCTTGTGGTCACATCGGCCGTCGTGGATCGCAAGCCGAGTTCACGTGTACGAACGCGGAGTGTCACGTTTCGACGTTTCAGGCAGATATCAACGCGGCTGCGAATATCGCCGGTCGCGTCGATCCATGGGGAGAGAGCGTTCCTTGGAAACCGGAACGCAATGACTCGCCACGGAATGGGTGCCGTTGTGACACGGCCACAGGACACCGCACGCCGAGTCGGCAATCCCGACAGACGACGCTTGCGGCCTTCGAGTCCTGA
- a CDS encoding 2-oxo acid dehydrogenase subunit E2 translates to MTDRTKATEPIPLQRRGTIDYMRMAGKRSDVYGLVEFDVTEARRRIRDREENTGESPSFTAFLAYCLARALNDHPHVQAYSDWRGRLVRFDEVDVNVLIEREIDGSRIAVPHVVRAANQRSFRSIHEEIRTAQTDPDEGRQTGVTSLALRLPGPLRRQLWRLPQLFPRRWKRLAGTVAITSVGMFGTGGGWALSPTNYTLQLTVGGIDRKPGLVDGDIEPREFLSLTVTFDHDIVDGAPAARFVQRLRELVEGAHGLE, encoded by the coding sequence ATGACAGACCGGACGAAGGCGACCGAGCCTATTCCGCTCCAGCGACGGGGAACGATCGATTACATGCGGATGGCCGGAAAGCGAAGCGACGTTTACGGACTCGTGGAGTTCGACGTAACCGAGGCCAGACGACGCATTCGCGACCGGGAGGAGAACACGGGAGAGTCGCCGTCGTTCACGGCGTTCCTGGCGTACTGTCTGGCTCGGGCCCTCAACGATCACCCGCACGTCCAGGCGTACTCCGACTGGCGGGGTCGGCTCGTCCGGTTCGACGAGGTGGACGTGAACGTCCTGATCGAACGGGAGATCGACGGTAGCCGGATCGCCGTCCCGCACGTGGTCAGAGCGGCGAACCAACGGTCGTTCCGGTCGATCCACGAGGAGATTCGAACTGCCCAGACGGACCCCGACGAGGGCAGACAGACGGGAGTGACCTCGTTGGCCCTCCGGCTCCCCGGACCCCTTCGGCGGCAGTTGTGGCGGTTGCCGCAGTTGTTTCCCCGGCGCTGGAAACGGCTGGCGGGCACCGTGGCCATCACCTCCGTCGGCATGTTCGGTACGGGCGGCGGCTGGGCGCTCAGCCCAACGAACTACACGCTTCAACTGACGGTCGGTGGGATCGATCGCAAGCCGGGGCTCGTCGACGGTGACATCGAGCCAAGAGAGTTCCTCAGTCTCACGGTGACGTTCGATCACGACATCGTCGACGGCGCCCCCGCCGCGCGGTTCGTCCAGCGGCTGCGAGAACTCGTCGAAGGGGCACACGGGCTGGAGTGA
- a CDS encoding DUF2080 family transposase-associated protein: protein MGQFTINGHEVVDGDVKATGNGAHVYVPKRWRGADVKVVRTSDPNDE from the coding sequence ATGGGGCAGTTCACAATCAACGGCCACGAAGTCGTGGATGGCGACGTGAAAGCCACCGGTAACGGCGCTCACGTCTACGTCCCGAAACGCTGGCGTGGCGCGGACGTGAAAGTCGTCCGCACATCCGACCCGAACGACGAATAG